One Lachnospiraceae bacterium C1.1 genomic region harbors:
- a CDS encoding glutamine amidotransferase, with protein MQLRLCHLYPDELNMYGDRGNIICIKKRLKWRGIDCTVEEVGIGDEAVFSDFDLFFIGGGQNFEQELICADLKTKKGSEIVSAIEDGKTFLCICAGYQMMGHYYETYNGDRYGFLGAIDFHTVASAARMIGDYAFRLGEKSGASTVVGFENHSGKTYLEKNVSPLGKVIKGHGNNGTDFTEGVRYKNVFGTYSHGPVLPGNPEFCDHILQTALERKYGKVQLSVLEDSYENLVHRKRLIY; from the coding sequence ATACAGCTTAGATTATGCCATTTATACCCTGATGAACTCAATATGTACGGAGACAGGGGTAATATCATATGCATAAAGAAACGACTGAAGTGGCGGGGGATAGACTGCACAGTTGAGGAGGTCGGAATAGGTGACGAAGCGGTCTTTTCTGATTTTGACCTTTTTTTTATCGGTGGCGGACAAAATTTTGAACAGGAACTGATATGTGCTGATCTGAAGACTAAAAAGGGGAGTGAGATCGTCAGTGCCATAGAGGATGGAAAAACATTTCTGTGTATCTGCGCGGGATATCAGATGATGGGACACTACTATGAAACTTATAACGGGGACAGGTACGGTTTTCTCGGTGCTATAGATTTTCATACAGTGGCTTCAGCCGCAAGAATGATCGGAGACTATGCATTTCGTCTGGGAGAAAAGTCCGGTGCATCGACTGTTGTTGGCTTTGAAAATCACAGTGGGAAGACATATCTTGAGAAAAATGTCTCTCCTTTGGGTAAAGTGATAAAAGGTCATGGAAATAATGGTACGGATTTTACCGAAGGTGTACGGTATAAAAATGTTTTTGGCACCTATAGCCATGGTCCTGTTTTGCCCGGAAATCCTGAGTTTTGTGATCATATACTTCAGACCGCATTGGAAAGAAAGTACGGAAAAGTACAGCTGTCTGTGTTGGAAGATTCCTATGAGAATCTGGTACACAGGAAGAGACTGATATACTGA
- a CDS encoding methyl-accepting chemotaxis protein, which produces MAAKTNLLALNASIEAARAGEAGKGFAVVADEIRQLADSSKNTANDIQEISNGVITSVNDLSTKANSLAETFINSNSAGRETVEEITASYQDDISSTADSMEHFAEDSNRINTSMQNIQTAVTQINKSLEETVIGITNVTNATSEIGNNLSAIKNEADENMTISNELSIEVNKFKYE; this is translated from the coding sequence ATTGCTGCAAAAACCAACCTTCTTGCCCTCAATGCCTCAATCGAGGCTGCCAGGGCAGGCGAGGCAGGAAAGGGCTTCGCAGTTGTTGCGGATGAGATCCGCCAGCTTGCCGACAGTTCCAAAAATACTGCCAACGATATTCAGGAAATCTCGAATGGCGTTATTACGAGCGTCAACGACCTTTCCACCAAGGCTAATTCACTTGCTGAGACTTTCATTAACTCTAACTCTGCCGGTCGTGAAACTGTTGAAGAAATAACAGCTTCTTACCAGGATGACATTTCCAGTACAGCTGATTCCATGGAACATTTCGCAGAAGACAGCAACCGGATAAATACGAGCATGCAGAATATCCAGACAGCAGTTACCCAGATTAATAAGTCCCTTGAGGAAACTGTTATCGGTATCACTAATGTCACCAATGCAACCTCAGAAATCGGAAATAACCTGTCTGCCATTAAAAATGAGGCTGACGAGAACATGACTATTTCTAATGAACTTTCCATAGAGGTTAATAAATTTAAGTACGAATAA
- a CDS encoding type III toxin-antitoxin system ToxN/AbiQ family toxin: protein MNQKRLSMYTVNMKYIRNLHNQGDDRVFSVSPQIGKETRPFIGIVIICDDKQYCIPLSSPKTKHQSMKNDIDFRELPIT from the coding sequence ATGAATCAAAAAAGACTGAGTATGTACACAGTTAATATGAAATACATACGAAATCTTCACAATCAGGGTGATGATCGAGTTTTTTCAGTTTCACCCCAAATTGGAAAGGAAACTCGTCCATTTATTGGAATAGTTATAATATGTGATGATAAGCAGTACTGCATTCCATTAAGCTCTCCGAAGACAAAACACCAATCCATGAAAAACGATATTGATTTTCGTGAACTACCCATCACCTAA
- a CDS encoding DUF4298 domain-containing protein, protein MSKKKYPPRIKRFEDLSKNSKARCTNLMYVIYKDQMKEGFSDEEAHNRVTELLNSRGILLFPDNAAKRYDHKKNHFSKRIKRDNVPTNLRKMEAILQQATKTINTLEESIFDLKHMQDDIQKLADYYGSKQWCKDFEADEQGLYPEDLKRGVLSEDGIYNLLERNKEVMEMAKQFLDE, encoded by the coding sequence ATGAGTAAGAAAAAGTATCCACCGCGAATTAAGCGTTTTGAAGATCTCAGTAAAAATTCAAAAGCCAGATGCACTAATCTGATGTATGTAATTTATAAGGATCAAATGAAGGAAGGGTTTTCTGACGAAGAGGCTCATAATCGGGTTACGGAGCTTTTGAATAGCCGGGGAATCCTTCTTTTCCCAGATAATGCTGCCAAGCGTTATGACCATAAGAAAAATCATTTTTCAAAACGTATTAAGCGAGATAATGTTCCGACAAATCTTAGGAAAATGGAAGCTATCTTACAACAAGCAACCAAAACGATTAACACATTAGAGGAAAGCATATTTGATCTTAAGCATATGCAGGATGATATTCAAAAACTTGCTGATTATTATGGTAGTAAACAGTGGTGTAAGGACTTTGAGGCAGATGAGCAGGGATTATATCCTGAAGATTTGAAAAGAGGTGTGCTTTCAGAAGATGGTATCTATAACTTGCTTGAGAGAAATAAGGAAGTTATGGAAATGGCTAAGCAGTTTTTGGATGAATGA
- a CDS encoding methyl-accepting chemotaxis protein, whose product MSDIHNNNSVKSHVKQAQGLKLSIGLKIMLVTVIILLASMITTSVLTTKEASQSLVNNGKNNLVNLAIAKGITLETYIDAQKQLTHGIATNSAVIAALRSDSVSTDKVSEYGSEIYNSDTLAAYLAQLQEDSGNMYENLFITAGSAGYADCLGNTTLHDVAEENFYIECMKSGNFFGVNVSPVTGDPVYVIAYAVTDPDSGEYIGSVNNSINLISMTENVVKDDYYDVKLFTHEGLALASPDTQAILTLDMMQVNPDAWKKITSTKRGYDSFIDPYSGKLGYIGYDVTDNFVMQVSQMDSDFDSLRKQLTNTSLIILFIALIISILIVILVTSSIIRPLKNMTQTVNQIIDSINKGHGDLTARVKIHGRDESAEIGYSINKFIAVLQDVMKLLGGNSSRLSSISANVGSSINNTNDQVSDVSATMEEMSASSEQISSALNRVAAQVSDITEMVNDVNKKASDQAQAATSILERVENMKAVSIKDRDRADAEANLVIEQLQESMNTAKEVEKLQTLLQRS is encoded by the coding sequence ATGTCTGACATTCACAATAATAACTCTGTCAAATCACATGTTAAACAGGCACAAGGCTTAAAGTTGTCTATCGGATTAAAGATCATGCTTGTGACCGTGATCATTTTACTGGCATCTATGATTACAACATCGGTCCTTACCACAAAAGAAGCTTCCCAGTCGCTTGTAAACAATGGTAAGAACAACCTTGTAAATCTGGCCATTGCCAAAGGCATCACTCTGGAAACTTATATAGATGCCCAGAAACAGCTGACACATGGTATCGCCACCAATTCCGCAGTTATAGCTGCGTTAAGGTCTGATTCTGTTTCCACCGATAAGGTTTCCGAATATGGTTCGGAAATCTATAACAGCGATACTCTTGCGGCTTATCTGGCACAGCTCCAGGAAGACAGCGGAAATATGTATGAAAATCTCTTCATCACAGCAGGAAGTGCAGGTTACGCTGACTGCCTCGGAAATACCACTCTTCATGATGTTGCTGAGGAGAATTTCTATATCGAGTGCATGAAGTCGGGAAATTTTTTTGGCGTAAATGTCTCTCCCGTAACCGGAGATCCTGTATATGTCATTGCCTATGCAGTCACTGACCCTGATAGCGGAGAATATATAGGATCCGTAAACAATTCTATCAATCTGATCTCCATGACTGAAAACGTCGTCAAGGACGATTACTATGACGTTAAGCTTTTTACGCATGAAGGTCTTGCCCTTGCATCCCCTGACACACAGGCTATACTTACTCTGGACATGATGCAGGTTAATCCCGATGCGTGGAAGAAAATAACGTCAACCAAAAGAGGTTATGACAGCTTTATTGACCCTTACAGCGGAAAACTCGGATATATTGGTTATGATGTGACCGACAATTTTGTCATGCAGGTTTCACAGATGGACAGCGACTTTGACTCCCTCAGAAAACAGCTTACGAACACATCCTTAATAATTCTGTTCATCGCCCTTATCATCAGTATACTCATTGTTATCCTGGTGACTTCCAGTATTATAAGACCATTGAAAAACATGACACAGACTGTGAATCAGATCATTGACAGTATCAATAAGGGACATGGAGACCTGACCGCAAGGGTTAAGATCCACGGAAGGGATGAGTCTGCTGAAATCGGATACTCTATCAATAAATTTATTGCTGTGCTTCAGGATGTAATGAAACTGCTCGGAGGTAACTCTTCCCGGCTCAGCTCGATTTCAGCAAATGTTGGAAGCAGTATTAATAATACGAATGATCAGGTCAGTGATGTTTCAGCAACGATGGAGGAAATGTCAGCTTCTTCCGAACAGATTTCTTCTGCCCTGAACCGGGTTGCAGCTCAGGTCAGTGATATTACCGAAATGGTCAATGATGTCAACAAAAAAGCCAGCGATCAGGCTCAGGCTGCTACCAGTATCCTCGAAAGAGTTGAAAACATGAAAGCAGTATCAATTAAAGACCGTGACCGTGCAGATGCTGAAGCCAACCTCGTTATCGAACAGCTTCAGGAAAGTATGAATACCGCTAAAGAAGTGGAAAAATTGCAGACCTTACTGCAGAGATCTTAA
- a CDS encoding MurT ligase domain-containing protein — protein MSRHSFLKTILAVGACRLVRFLMRALHRGGTTLPGRVAMLFDKDILEVVSEGVKTILVTGTNGKTTTSHMISHALSELGIRHIYNHSGANLIYGITTEFCCAALPDGKTRYGYAVIECDEGALEQVASMIHPDVILVTNLFRDQLDRYGEVMNTLSAIQRGIGKATEATLCLNADCSLTSYLALSVQNPVIYYGLGSDAGSSVQPEISDARYCIRCGRAYRYDYHTYAHLGGFYCPQCGYRRKSPQVLVERIIAADRESISFSIRTEDEETEVRLMLPALYNVYNACAAACGYIAFADRIKTEKNAAPYLKQFTKSLAGIQPSFGRMERIDIENRCIRIILVKNPVGCNQVISYLNQLDEAYELVICLNDRTADGHDISWIWDADYESFAGDSDLARIYVMGDRAEDMMLRLKYADLDCSRIVHVSGYRELMSALKKGSLPVFAMPNYTAMGSLRENMKRFSG, from the coding sequence ATGAGCCGGCATTCATTTCTGAAAACAATACTTGCTGTCGGAGCGTGCAGACTGGTCAGATTCCTGATGAGGGCTCTGCACAGAGGCGGAACAACATTGCCCGGCAGAGTGGCGATGCTGTTTGACAAGGATATTCTTGAGGTCGTATCTGAGGGGGTCAAGACTATTTTAGTCACTGGAACCAATGGCAAGACGACAACCTCACATATGATCTCTCACGCATTATCAGAGCTTGGGATCAGGCATATATATAATCATTCCGGTGCCAATCTTATCTACGGGATCACAACAGAGTTTTGCTGCGCAGCGCTGCCGGATGGAAAGACCCGGTACGGGTATGCGGTCATAGAGTGCGATGAGGGAGCACTGGAGCAGGTTGCATCCATGATACATCCTGATGTCATCCTGGTCACCAACCTCTTTCGTGATCAGCTTGACCGGTATGGGGAAGTGATGAATACTCTTTCTGCCATACAAAGAGGGATCGGGAAGGCCACCGAAGCAACTCTTTGTCTGAATGCAGACTGTTCCCTGACTTCATATCTCGCGCTCTCGGTTCAAAATCCTGTGATCTATTATGGGCTTGGCTCTGATGCGGGGAGTTCTGTGCAGCCGGAGATTTCAGATGCAAGATACTGTATCCGCTGCGGGAGGGCTTACCGGTATGATTATCATACCTACGCACATTTAGGAGGATTTTACTGCCCTCAATGCGGATATCGGCGTAAAAGCCCGCAGGTTCTTGTAGAACGTATCATTGCTGCTGATCGTGAAAGCATCAGTTTTTCTATCAGGACAGAAGATGAGGAAACAGAAGTGAGACTGATGCTGCCGGCTCTGTACAATGTTTATAATGCCTGCGCAGCGGCATGCGGATATATTGCATTTGCAGATAGGATAAAAACAGAAAAAAACGCGGCTCCTTATCTGAAACAGTTCACAAAATCCCTTGCCGGAATACAGCCGAGCTTCGGACGCATGGAGAGGATTGATATTGAGAACCGCTGTATCCGTATCATTTTGGTTAAAAATCCTGTGGGCTGCAATCAGGTGATATCATATCTGAATCAGTTGGATGAAGCCTACGAGCTTGTGATCTGTTTAAATGACCGTACAGCAGACGGACATGATATATCATGGATCTGGGATGCGGACTATGAAAGCTTTGCAGGTGATAGTGACCTTGCGCGTATATATGTTATGGGAGACAGAGCGGAGGATATGATGCTGCGTCTGAAATACGCGGATCTGGACTGCAGCAGGATAGTACATGTCTCAGGTTACCGTGAGTTGATGTCGGCACTTAAAAAAGGCTCTTTGCCGGTTTTTGCGATGCCGAATTATACTGCCATGGGTTCCCTCAGGGAAAACATGAAGCGATTTTCAGGTTGA
- a CDS encoding sigma factor-like helix-turn-helix DNA-binding protein produces the protein MKQYTSRKEREHIEKQFDAFMHESLLGKLAEDDAFLEDDSNEGFEIEADLKIRITNNKAKELLSGLTDREIQVLILRIVHELEYDEIAKLLHITPERARVYKSTGINKAKGRVEKYGIRKKVDNSILCV, from the coding sequence TTGAAACAGTATACAAGTAGGAAGGAACGTGAACATATAGAGAAGCAATTTGATGCCTTCATGCATGAAAGTTTACTTGGAAAACTGGCAGAAGATGATGCATTCCTTGAAGATGATTCGAATGAAGGCTTTGAAATTGAGGCAGACCTCAAAATCAGGATCACAAACAATAAAGCAAAAGAACTTCTTTCAGGGCTTACAGATCGGGAAATTCAGGTACTTATACTTCGTATAGTGCACGAACTTGAATATGATGAAATAGCTAAGTTGCTCCACATTACGCCGGAGAGAGCAAGAGTTTATAAAAGCACAGGTATTAATAAGGCAAAGGGAAGAGTGGAAAAGTATGGAATACGTAAGAAAGTGGATAATAGCATCTTATGCGTTTAA
- a CDS encoding IS3 family transposase (programmed frameshift), producing the protein MGRQKYSFEFKKQVVSDYLNGEGGYRYLESKYNVSDKKLIRQWVSNYKAFGDSGLLRSRKKEVYSFKKKLNVVELYLSSELSYQELAIQEGINNPSVIAAWVNRFRIAGPDALRPHKKGHKKSLDKITKKPNSDEYEDHSIDTSAEHVKELEDELLKLRIENAFFKRTEEAAFRGRSKNERTARIINSLRRQFKLKDLLSYTGMPKATFMYWQKRLNRENPDKVLEETILSIRENNKDYGYRRVVGELRNQGYTVNKKKVQRIMQKLGLQVTSFTRKSRKYSSYKGKVGTIAPNRIKRRFNTHIPHQKITTDTTELKYYEVDAKGHMTMHKLYLDPFMDMCNGEILSFGIDKHPSAKNVMNALEQAIEITSDCPYRRTFHSDQGWAYQMKAYSHRLKQERIFQSMSRKGNCLDNSVMENFFGLLKQEIYYGVVYYSYEELKSEIERYIKYYNEQRIKEKLGWMSPVQYRLKLLAA; encoded by the exons ATGGGAAGACAAAAATATAGTTTTGAATTCAAAAAACAAGTTGTTAGTGATTATCTTAACGGCGAAGGAGGATATAGATATCTTGAAAGCAAATACAATGTATCTGATAAAAAATTAATTCGTCAGTGGGTTTCAAATTATAAAGCTTTTGGAGATAGTGGTCTATTACGTTCAAGGAAAAAAGAAGTGTATTCTTTTAAAAAGAAATTAAATGTTGTAGAGTTGTATTTATCAAGTGAGCTCTCGTATCAGGAATTGGCAATTCAAGAAGGAATAAATAATCCTTCCGTTATTGCTGCATGGGTCAATCGATTCCGAATTGCTGGGCCTGATGCATTGAGACCACATAAGAAAGGTCACAAAAAATCATTGGATAAAATAACAAAAAAACCTAATTCAGATGAGTATGAGGATCACAGTATTGATACTAGTGCTGAACATGTAAAAGAACTTGAGGATGAACTCCTTAAGTTAAGGATAGAGAATGCCTTTT TTAAAAGAACTGAGGAGGCTGCGTTTAGAGGACGAAGCAAAAATGAGAGAACGGCTCGAATCATCAACAGTCTCCGAAGACAGTTCAAACTAAAAGACCTTCTCTCATATACGGGTATGCCTAAAGCAACTTTTATGTACTGGCAAAAAAGATTAAATCGAGAAAACCCGGATAAAGTACTAGAAGAAACGATTCTTTCTATACGTGAGAACAACAAGGACTATGGCTATCGTAGAGTGGTAGGTGAATTACGTAACCAAGGATATACAGTCAACAAGAAAAAAGTTCAGCGAATTATGCAGAAGCTAGGACTCCAGGTGACATCCTTTACTCGTAAGAGCAGAAAATATAGTTCTTATAAAGGGAAAGTCGGAACTATTGCTCCTAACAGGATTAAGAGAAGGTTTAATACACATATACCACACCAGAAGATAACAACTGACACAACGGAGCTAAAGTACTACGAAGTAGATGCAAAAGGACACATGACCATGCACAAACTTTATTTGGATCCTTTTATGGATATGTGCAATGGAGAAATATTAAGCTTTGGAATAGATAAGCATCCATCCGCGAAGAATGTAATGAATGCACTTGAACAAGCAATAGAAATTACATCAGACTGTCCTTATCGTAGAACCTTCCATTCAGATCAGGGATGGGCTTATCAGATGAAGGCATATTCACATAGGTTGAAACAAGAGCGCATCTTTCAAAGCATGTCTAGAAAAGGTAACTGCCTAGACAATTCAGTAATGGAAAACTTCTTTGGTCTGCTTAAACAAGAAATCTATTACGGTGTAGTTTATTATAGTTACGAAGAATTGAAATCCGAAATAGAAAGATATATAAAGTATTACAACGAGCAAAGAATAAAAGAGAAACTAGGATGGATGAGTCCTGTTCAATACAGGCTTAAACTCTTGGCTGCATAA
- a CDS encoding ATP-binding protein, translating into MNEAFWAWDEVFSYVTITSAIFDRILHHCQVISIKGESYLLKERKELMKEIQKRINTLFSQTENRHQWCWQYGTWRSKFKERY; encoded by the coding sequence ATAAACGAGGCATTTTGGGCATGGGATGAAGTATTTTCGTATGTAACCATAACATCTGCCATTTTTGACAGAATACTGCATCACTGCCAGGTAATAAGCATCAAAGGCGAAAGCTACCTCTTGAAAGAGCGAAAAGAGTTAATGAAAGAAATACAGAAAAGAATAAACACACTGTTTAGCCAGACTGAAAACCGGCACCAGTGGTGTTGGCAATATGGCACTTGGCGCAGCAAATTCAAAGAGCGATACTAA
- a CDS encoding SGNH/GDSL hydrolase family protein, with protein sequence MSKTVLCYGDSNTYGYIPETGMRYPKNIRYPGKLQELLGEGYSIIEEGCNGRTTIHDDPIDGWKNGLDYLRPCLNSHKPIDIVILMLGSNDLKNTFHLTAEDIADGAGVLVDVIKEFTAEKQGFVPDIILVSPPEIGTGIRTSPFYGAFFEKVIDESKKFPQYYKKIAEDKDCYFFDAAKYIYPSEYDSLHLTPEAHKILAEELCRVVKNLERK encoded by the coding sequence ATGAGTAAAACAGTTCTTTGTTATGGAGATTCAAATACATATGGCTATATTCCGGAGACGGGGATGAGGTATCCTAAAAATATAAGATATCCAGGTAAGCTTCAGGAGTTACTGGGAGAAGGATATTCTATTATTGAAGAAGGATGCAATGGGCGGACAACAATTCATGATGATCCGATAGATGGATGGAAGAATGGTCTTGATTATCTTAGACCTTGTCTTAATTCTCATAAACCGATTGATATAGTCATTCTAATGTTAGGCAGTAATGATCTGAAGAATACGTTCCATCTAACAGCAGAAGACATTGCAGATGGAGCAGGTGTGCTTGTGGATGTCATTAAAGAGTTTACTGCTGAAAAACAGGGATTTGTGCCAGACATAATTTTGGTATCACCACCGGAAATTGGGACAGGTATAAGAACTTCTCCGTTTTATGGTGCTTTTTTTGAAAAGGTTATAGATGAGTCAAAGAAGTTTCCACAGTATTATAAGAAGATTGCAGAGGATAAGGACTGTTATTTCTTTGATGCGGCTAAATATATTTATCCTTCGGAATATGATTCACTTCATCTGACACCGGAGGCTCATAAGATACTTGCTGAGGAACTTTGCAGAGTAGTGAAGAACCTTGAAAGAAAGTAA
- a CDS encoding transposase — MYLTVKQQVKHLSKEEYLTIKELCHTAKNLANEAIYNVRQYYFTEGEFLKYEKNYALLKNSPNYKSLNSNMAQQILKEVDGSFKSFFGLLKLAKQGKYTFKDCKLPHYLPKDGYSTLVIGFVRLNGNKLILPFSNSFKKLHKPVEITIPPVLLDKKVKEIRIIPKANARFFEIQYIYEAECVQRNLNKNNALALDLGINNLVTAVSSNGKSFIIDGKKLKSINQWFNKENARLQSIKDKQHYGKKTTNRQKAIARDRNNKVNDYMNKAARKIIDHCILNDIGILVVGYNETFQRGSRIGKQNNQNFVNIPYGQLRSKLEYLCELNGIVFVKQEESYTSKSSFWDKDDIPVYNADNPKEYQFSGNRIYRGLYKTASGKTFNADVNGALNIMRKSSVVDLSVLYGRGEVDTPVRIRIA; from the coding sequence ATGTATCTTACTGTAAAACAACAAGTCAAGCATCTGTCTAAGGAAGAGTATCTTACAATAAAAGAATTGTGTCATACTGCAAAAAATCTTGCTAACGAAGCTATTTACAATGTGCGACAGTATTACTTTACTGAAGGAGAATTTCTTAAATACGAAAAGAATTATGCCCTATTGAAGAATAGTCCTAACTATAAATCATTAAATTCCAATATGGCACAACAAATCCTTAAAGAAGTTGATGGTTCTTTCAAATCGTTTTTTGGACTTTTAAAACTGGCTAAACAAGGTAAATATACTTTTAAGGATTGCAAATTGCCACATTATCTTCCTAAAGATGGATATTCAACACTTGTCATAGGTTTTGTAAGACTTAATGGAAATAAGTTAATACTTCCATTTTCTAACAGTTTTAAGAAATTACATAAACCTGTTGAAATCACAATACCACCTGTACTGCTTGATAAAAAAGTAAAAGAGATTCGTATTATACCTAAAGCTAATGCAAGGTTCTTTGAAATTCAGTATATTTACGAAGCTGAATGTGTCCAAAGAAATCTTAATAAAAACAATGCACTTGCTTTGGATTTAGGAATCAATAATCTCGTAACAGCTGTATCAAGTAATGGTAAATCCTTCATTATTGACGGTAAAAAGCTTAAATCTATTAATCAGTGGTTCAACAAGGAAAATGCTCGCTTACAGTCTATTAAAGATAAACAGCATTACGGGAAAAAGACTACTAATAGACAAAAAGCGATAGCCCGTGATCGTAATAACAAAGTCAATGATTATATGAATAAAGCTGCTCGTAAAATCATAGATCACTGCATTTTAAATGACATAGGAATTCTTGTAGTTGGCTATAATGAGACATTTCAGCGTGGTAGTCGTATCGGTAAACAAAACAATCAGAATTTTGTTAATATTCCATATGGCCAGTTGCGTAGTAAGCTTGAATATCTCTGTGAACTTAACGGTATTGTGTTTGTAAAACAGGAAGAAAGCTATACGTCTAAATCCTCATTTTGGGATAAAGATGATATTCCTGTCTATAATGCTGATAACCCAAAAGAATATCAATTTAGCGGTAATAGAATATATCGTGGTCTTTACAAAACAGCGAGTGGTAAAACATTTAATGCCGATGTAAATGGAGCATTAAACATTATGCGTAAAAGTAGCGTTGTGGATCTTAGTGTCCTATACGGTAGGGGCGAAGTGGACACGCCCGTAAGAATAAGGATTGCCTGA
- a CDS encoding nucleotidyltransferase domain-containing protein, translated as MLDYYTVKEYSQLTGKDPGNIRRMLINGSLTGEKFGNQWIIPKSVSYPKDKRLRSGNYRNWRKKNILSQANPTLIKSLKKMCSQLHSIYGNAMYSIILYGSYARGEQTSESDVDIALILSAESSEEAHDKMVDLVVDYELELAVTLSVVPIDLNQYLEWKNTLPFYKNIEKEGILLWKTA; from the coding sequence ATGTTGGATTATTACACCGTTAAAGAATACTCACAACTGACAGGAAAGGATCCTGGAAATATTAGAAGAATGCTCATAAATGGCTCATTGACTGGTGAAAAGTTTGGTAATCAATGGATTATTCCTAAAAGTGTCAGCTATCCCAAAGATAAGCGTCTCCGCTCCGGAAATTATCGAAATTGGAGAAAGAAGAATATACTTAGCCAAGCCAATCCCACGCTAATAAAATCTCTTAAAAAGATGTGCTCGCAACTTCACTCCATCTATGGTAATGCCATGTATAGTATCATCCTTTATGGTTCTTATGCCAGAGGCGAACAGACCTCAGAATCAGATGTTGATATTGCACTTATATTGTCAGCAGAAAGTAGTGAAGAAGCACATGATAAAATGGTAGATCTCGTCGTTGACTATGAATTAGAATTGGCTGTTACATTATCGGTTGTACCAATCGATTTAAACCAATATCTTGAGTGGAAAAACACCTTACCATTTTATAAAAATATAGAAAAAGAAGGAATATTACTATGGAAAACAGCGTGA
- a CDS encoding LysM peptidoglycan-binding domain-containing protein → MRKKLANSMLVSFLMMLLMTVSSPAQIVLADEFSETQYSVQKNDNLYKIAQAQLNSGERWTEIFELNKDTIKDPSLIYTGQLLKLPSSVQDQTTLNEKQEADRCAQQLYDAAAKEEPYITAVLRSLESENAHLEGLEFRLKSAESTSRKILSDAHDMEISVSEAAKNINDSLRYTYVIEESNYVDTTKLITDALIAASFTVTKFKNFWANKDVAYQGINALFKSKEGVIFELQFHTPVSYYTKGEKTHGYYEIIRSETATEEEKADATKKHDEAFAQIPVPAGVETLSY, encoded by the coding sequence ATGCGCAAAAAATTAGCAAATTCAATGTTAGTATCTTTTTTAATGATGCTATTAATGACTGTTAGCAGCCCTGCTCAAATAGTTTTGGCTGACGAGTTTTCTGAGACCCAATATTCGGTACAAAAAAATGACAATCTTTATAAGATTGCCCAGGCACAGCTTAACTCCGGAGAAAGATGGACGGAAATCTTTGAATTAAACAAGGATACAATTAAAGATCCTTCTCTTATCTATACCGGACAGCTGCTAAAACTTCCCTCATCCGTACAGGATCAGACCACTTTAAATGAGAAGCAAGAGGCTGACAGATGTGCGCAGCAACTCTATGATGCAGCAGCAAAAGAAGAACCTTACATTACAGCAGTTCTTAGATCGCTGGAGTCTGAAAATGCGCACCTTGAGGGATTAGAATTCCGACTAAAATCTGCTGAAAGTACCAGTCGCAAGATACTTTCGGATGCACATGATATGGAAATTTCAGTATCGGAAGCTGCCAAGAATATAAATGACTCTCTAAGATATACATATGTGATCGAGGAGTCAAACTATGTTGATACGACCAAACTAATCACAGACGCTCTTATTGCCGCTAGTTTTACTGTTACAAAATTCAAGAATTTCTGGGCTAATAAAGATGTTGCCTATCAGGGTATAAATGCTTTATTTAAGAGCAAAGAAGGGGTAATCTTTGAATTACAATTTCATACCCCTGTTTCATACTATACAAAGGGAGAAAAAACTCACGGTTATTATGAGATAATAAGAAGTGAAACCGCAACGGAAGAAGAAAAAGCTGATGCAACCAAAAAGCATGACGAGGCATTTGCACAGATACCTGTACCTGCCGGAGTTGAAACTCTTTCATATTAA